From one Lycium ferocissimum isolate CSIRO_LF1 chromosome 5, AGI_CSIRO_Lferr_CH_V1, whole genome shotgun sequence genomic stretch:
- the LOC132057922 gene encoding uncharacterized protein LOC132057922 has product MSRLHQKLNLVSKKLRDWSRTTIGNVFDHVKKWEDKVQVLEDLELFDNGGQDREDLNRTHVEYIRWKAMQDSILKKKSQMKWFEEGESNTRYVHSVIRDKRRRLHIHRIKNSKDKWIHSEDKICNSAVRHFKRLFSSQNKDVDHDLLKVIPKIITEEDNEMFYTMPEEEEINGDIFSMSPTSSASPDGYSGRLFSKNLGKSSKGKLLNLSMNVLMAV; this is encoded by the coding sequence ATGTCGAGGCTGCATCAAAAGCTAAATCTTGTTAGTAAGAAATTGAGGGACTGGTCCAGGACCACTATAGGAAATGTTTTTGACCATGTTAAGAAATGGGAGGATAAAGTTCAAGTCCTGGAAGACTTGGAACTGTTTGATAACGGTGGTCAAGACAGAGAAGACCTCAACAGGACCCATGTTGAGTACATTAGATGGAAAGCTATGCAAGATTCTATACTTAAGAAAAAATCACAAATGAAGTggtttgaagaaggagaaagtaACACTAGATACGTTCATAGTGTCATCAGGGATAAAAGAAGAAGACTCCATATTCATAGAATAAAAAATAGTAAAGATAAATGGATCCATAGTGAGGACAAGATTTGTAATTCTGCTGTAAGACATTTCAAGAGGCTCTTTAGTAGCCAAAACAAGGATGTCGATCATGATTTACTTAAGGTTATTCCAAAGATCATCACAGAGGAAGACAATGAGATGTTTTACACCATgccagaagaagaagaaatcaatGGTGATATTTTTAGCATGAGTCCTACAAGTTCAGCAAGTCCTGATGGATACTCTGGAAGATTGTTTTCCAAAAATCTTGGCAAATCATCAAAAGGGAAGTTATTGAATTTGTCCATGAATGTTTTAATGGCAGTTTAA